Proteins encoded within one genomic window of Trichoderma asperellum chromosome 2, complete sequence:
- a CDS encoding uncharacterized protein (SECRETED:SignalP(1-21)), whose product MWIQAKIFTVVLLDLLSPAACSTTLHPTNSPYSQRAPKAAIRACRHRPIAPQAPQAPHSVQYLQGQETSKGATIKIGPPGPHGLQDPQRSQDLQNLQIPQVPNEDTIGPQEFHGLQGSKGRQHLQNSKGNTGNNSTIGHQDPQVLQGLQDSQGLQDSQGLQFLQDLKGNTGNKSTIGHQDPQVLQDLQGSQGLQYLQDLKGNAGNKNTTGSLGPQVAKGATGTTGPQGLEGSQNRQHLQDAKGTTGNGSTLGLQDLQVLQGLPGPQGLPGPKGDTGAAGETGPQGLQGLPSPKGDMVATNTTGATGPQVLQDLQGLPSPKGDTVAINTTDATVAINTTDATVATNTTVATNTTNTTDAINTTDAINTTDAINTTDAINTTDATVATVTIDATVETDATVATVATGPQSLQGLPSPKGNTVAANTTGTTGPQGPQGPQGPQGPQGPQGPQGPQGPQGPQGPQGPPGPQGFQGPPGPQGFQGPPGPQGFQGPQGPKGDTGATGATGPQGLSGPKGDTGATGATGPQGLQGLQGPKGDTGATGATGPQGLQGLPGPKGDTGATGATGNTGATGPQGLPGPKGDAGATGATGATGPQGLQGLPGPKGDTGATGDTGATGPQGPQGPQGIPGINGISAGYTIRYGYLGCYVANPDGNFGFQTVVAQMVLTTSVDDCSNFCASQSTGNTLYFTLSTNSNGDSVCTCGNTLNSYDYLHVGVPFLCNTPCQFSGSSYRAYCGGQFGPDPLVSMFGAI is encoded by the exons ATGTGGATCCAGGCTAAAATTTTCACGGTTGTTCTTTTGGATTTATTAAGCCCTGCCGCGTGTTCTACTACATTACATCCTACAAATAGCCCATATA GTCAGCGGGCTCCCAAAGCAGCTATTCGTGCTTGTCGACATCGTCCAATAGCTCCTCAGGCTCCTCAGGCTCCTCACAGTGTACAGTATCTGCAAGGTCAAGAAACCTCCAAAGGCGCCACAATCAAAATCGGTCCTCCAGGCCCTCATGGTCTACAAGATCCTCAACGTTCTCAAGACTTACAAAATCTGCAAATTCCGCAAGTTCCCAATGAAGACACAATCGGCCCTCAAGAGTTTCACGGCCTGCAGGGTTCAAAAGGTCGGCAGCATTTACAAAATTCCAAGGGAAACACAGGAAACAATAGTACAATAGGCCATCAAGACCCGCAAGTTCTTCAAGGTCTGCAAGACTCACAAGGTTTGCAAGACTCACAAGGTCTGCAGTTTTTACAAGACCTTAAGGGAAACACAGGAAACAAAAGTACAATAGGCCATCAAGACCCGCAAGTTCTACAAGATCTGCAGGGCTCACAAGGTCTGCAGTATTTACAAGATCTTAAGGGAAACGcaggaaataaaaatacaacaGGTTCTCTAGGCCCGCAAGTTGCCAAGGGAGCTACAGGTACAACAGGTCCTCAAGGTCTAGAGGGTTCACAAAATCGGCAGCATTTACAAGATGCTAAGGGAACCACAGGAAACGGAAGTACACTAGGCCTTCAAGACCTGCAAGTTCTACAAGGCTTGCCGGGTCCTCAAGGTCTTCCAGGTCCTAAGGGAGATACAGGGGCGGCAGGTGAAACGGGTCCTCAGGGTCTTCAAGGCCTTCCAAGTCCAAAAGGAGATATGGTCGCAACAAATACAACAGGCGCAACAGGCCCTCAAGTTCTTCAAGATCTTCAAGGTCTTCCAAGTCCAAAAGGAGATACAGTCGCAATAAATACAACAGACGCAACAGTTGCAATAAATACAACAGATGCAACAGTCGCAACAAATACAACAGTTGCAACGAATACAACAAATACAACAGACGCAATAAATACAACAGACGCAATAAATACAACAGACGCAATAAATACAACAGACGCAATAAATACAACAGACGCAACAGTCGCAACAGTCACAATAGACGCAACAGTCGAAACAGACGCAACAGTCGCAACAGTCGCAACAGGCCCTCAAAGTCTTCAAGGCCTTCCAAGTCCAAAAGGAAATACAGTCGCAGCGAATACAACAGGCACAACAGGCCCTCAGGGTCCTCAAGGTCCTCAAGGTCCTCAGGGTCCTCAGGGTCCGCAGGGTCCGCAGGGTCCTCAGGGTCCTCAGGGTCCGCAGGGTCCGCAGGGTCCTCCTGGTCCTCAGGGTTTTCAAGGTCCTCCAGGCCCTCAAGGTTTTCAAGGTCCTCCGGGTCCTCAAGGTTTTCAAGGTCCTCAGGGTCCTAAGGGAGACACAGGCGCAACAG GGGCAACAGGCCCTCAAGGACTTTCAGGTCCTAAGGGAGACACAGGCGCAACAGGTGCAACGGGTCCTCAGGGTCTTCAAGGTCTTCAAGGTCCAAAGGGTGATACAGGTGCAACAG GTGCAACGGGTCCTCAGGGTCTTCAAGGCCTTCCAGGTCCAAAGGGTGATACAGGTGCAACAGGCGCAACGGGTAATACAGGCGCAACAGGTCCTCAGGGTCTTCCCGGTCCTAAGGGAGATGCAGGCGCAACAGGTGCAACAGGTGCAACAGGTCCCCAAGGTCTTCAAGGTCTTCCAGGTCCCAAAGGAGATACAGGCGCAACAG GAGACACAGGTGCAACAGGTCCTCAAGGTCCACAGGGCCCACAAGGTATTCCGGGAATCAATGGGATATCTGCTGGTTATACAATCCGTTATGGCTATCTAGGTTGCTATGTAGCAAACCCAGACGGCAATTTTGGGTTTCAGACAGTTGTTGCACAAATGGTTCTTACAACATCAGTAGATGACTGCTCAAACTTTTGTGCCAGTCAGTCTACTGGCAACACACTTTACTTTACGCTGAGCACAAACTCTAATGGAGACTCAGTCTGCACATGCGGTAATACACTTAATTCTTATGATTATTTGCATGTGGGAGTGCCGTTTTTATGTAACACTCCCTGCCAATTCTCTGGATCTTCTTATAGAGCTTATTGTGGTGGGCAATTTGGTCCTGACCCATTGGTCTCTATGTTTGGGGCAATTTGA
- a CDS encoding uncharacterized protein (EggNog:ENOG41~SECRETED:SignalP(1-22)), with translation MMFQLSLTNLAAMLAFSPAVLGFTTPCIYQGYTCGYTMIATYGYNNTELTTAVNKTSIIPPLADTQLLQVLYRCVDTNGTIAGNSLCIAGCISMNSTTLDDQCAL, from the exons ATGATGTTCCAACTCAGTCTTACTAATTTGGCAGCGATGCTTGCATTTTCGCCTGCGGTCCTGGGTTTTACTACCCCTTGTATTTATCAAGGATACACGTGTGGTTATACGATGATTGCTACCTACG GGTATAATAACACTGAGTTAACCACCGCGGTGAACAAAACTTCTATTATTCCTCCGCTCGCTGATACCCAGCTGCTTCAGGTCCTCTACCGCTGTGTGGACACCAACGGCACTATTGCAGGAAATTCTCTTTGCATTGCTGGTTGTATCTCCATGAATTCAACCACTCTGGATGACCAGTGTGCCTTGTAA
- a CDS encoding uncharacterized protein (EggNog:ENOG41) gives MLDKHPLVTHLSYSMASLSLQFRTATPEDAEQIQQLVQSAFRTEDSRSDWTGDAELASSFRIDVEEVASKIANPENTILMALDNDNSLVASIEVSKRDGNCGRLSMIAVSDRYQRSGVGRLVLAYAEAYCRRVWGAEKFSLNALSIRKALIEWYMRQGYQKTGETSPFPRERFISMALPEDMCFIEMEKEFNGTVATAQQA, from the coding sequence ATGCTCGATAAACATCCACTTGTGACCCATCTTTCTTACAGCATGGCATCTCTCAGCCTTCAATTCCGTACGGCGACTCCAGAGGATGCGGAGCAGATTCAGCAACTGGTTCAATCTGCGTTTCGCACCGAGGATAGCAGATCCGACTGGACTGGCGATGCAGAGCTCGCATCCAGTTTTCGAATTGATGTCGAGGAAGTGGCTTCCAAGATTGCCAACCCGGAAAATACTATCCTGATGGCTCTGGACAACGACAATAGCCTGGTCGCATCCATCGAGGTCTCTAAGCGCGACGGTAACTGTGGCCGCCTCTCTATGATCGCAGTTAGCGACCGTTATCAGCGCAGTGGTGTTGGGCGACTGGTTCTTGCTTACGCTGAAGCATACTGCCGACGGGTTTGGGGAGCTGAAAAATTCTCGCTAAACGCACTTTCGATACGCAAGGCCCTTATCGAGTGGTACATGCGCCAAGGCTATCAGAAGACGGGCGAGACGTCGCCATTTCCTCGCGAACGGTTTATCAGTATGGCACTACCCGAAGACATGTGCTTCATTGAAATGGAGAAAGAATTCAACGGAACTGTTGCGACGGCCCAGCAAGCATAA
- a CDS encoding uncharacterized protein (EggNog:ENOG41) yields MQRDTSHESAPDPGQPAPNSDSSSASADNLLQDHTLPQRNGVNASCEACQMSKTECSGDQPRCLSCAQQDINCHYASAEIETEVLMRNLLEERKKGLEYQYFFNAVKNMPEEESQAVYRLIRQRADIKTVVRQIKEGNLS; encoded by the exons ATGCAGCGTGACACGTCCCACGAAAGCGCCCCAGATCCGGGCCAGCCCGCGCCTAATTCAGACTCGAGCTCTGCTTCCGCCGACAATCTACTCCAGGATCATACGCTCCCCCAACGCAATGGCGTAAATGCTTCATGTGAAGCCTGCCAGATGAGCAAAACAGAA TGTAGCGGAGACCAGCCCAGATGTCTCTCATGTGCTCAGCAAGATATCAATTGTCATTATGCATCTGCTGAGATTGAAACAGAAGTGCTAATGAGAAATCTCctagaggagaggaagaagggtCTCGAGTATCAGTATTTCTTCAATGCTGTTAAAAATATGCCGGAGGAGGAATCTCAGGCAGTTTATCGCTTGATACGGCAACGTGCCGATATAAAGACTGTGGTACGCCAAATTAAAGAAGGAAACCTTTCATAG
- a CDS encoding uncharacterized protein (CAZy:GH28) — MNRVGSLNIVTASKMAILSKLVFWGALFLSVYPIDAHKTILERPKLQWGPKTPGRPFPHSPNRHKTCHVSSSSHPKNQKNIDNAPEIFKAFKECNRGGRVVLDGSYTIASPLDLTFLEAVDVVLTGTIKFSDDIDYWVVNSFKYAFQNSSAFWRFGGKDVNIYGGGHGLIDGNGQAWYDAFATNPTLLRPILFVLDGLKSGSVTGLKMRNSPDWFNLIANSTDILVSDIDIAVRSESSNPAKNGDGWDTFRSNRVVIQNSHVNNSDDCVSFKPNSTNIIVQGLQCNGSHGISVGSLGQYPTEYDIVENVYVYNISMSNASDGARIKVWPGTDTPFQPGLSGGGGAGYVKNVTYDTFYNDNNDWAIEINQCYGQSNQSICDKYPSNMTISDVLFKNMWGTTSSKHDPDVGTLTCSSPEKCINIAAQNISVANPSGKTPQWICTNMDDSLLDINCVSASS; from the exons ATGAATCGAGTCGGGTCTTTAAACATTG TGACAGCTAGCAAAATGGCTATTCTCAGCAAACTAGTGTTTTGGGGAGCTCTATTTCTTTCAGTGTATCCCATTGATGCCCATAAGACTATACTTGAAAGACCAAAGCTTCAATGGGGCCCCAAAACGCCAGGGCGGCCGTTCCCACACTCTCCTAATCGCCACAAGACATGTCATGTTTCAAGCTCTTCTCATCCTAAGAACCAAAAGAATATCGACAATGCTCCCGAGATTTTCAAAGCCTTCAAAGAATGTAATAGAGGTGGCCGCGTGGTACTGGATGGCAGTTACACTATTGCTTCCCCTCTGGATCTTACATTTCTGGAGGCTGTAGATGTTGTTCTCACCGGCACCATAAAATTTTCCGACGACATTGACTATTGGGTGGTGAACTCATTCAAGTATGCCTTCCAAAATTCATCGGCCTTTTGGCGTTTTGGAGGGAAGGATGTCAACATCTACGGAGGGGGACACGGTTTAATTGACGGAAACGGCCAGGCTTGGTATGATGCATTTGCAACTAATCCTACTCTTTTGCGACCTATCCTGTTTGTTCTAGACGGACTCAAATCAGGTTCTGTCACGGGCCTCAAAATGCGAAACTCTCCTGAT TGGTTTAACCTTATCGCTAATAGCACCGATATCCTTGTCAGCGATATTGATATCGCAGTGCGTAGCGAGAGCAGCAATCCGGCCAAGAACGGTGATGGATGGGACACTTTTAGAAGCAATCGCGTCGTTATACAAAACTCGCATGTTAATAACAGCGATGACTGCGTGTCTTTCAAGCCCAACAGCACCAATATCATCGTCCAAGGCTTGCAGTGCAATGGCTCACACGGCATCTCAGTCGGCTCTCTTGGTCAATATCCCACAGAATACGACATAGTTGAGAACGTATACGTATACAACATCTCAATGTCCAATGCTAGCGACGGCGCTCGTATTAAGGTATGGCCTGGTACAGATACTCCATTTCAACCTGGCCTAtcaggaggcggaggagcgGGATACGTGAAAAATGTCACTTATGACACGTTTTACAACGACAACAACGATTGGGCTATCGAGATCAACCAGTGCTATGGCCAAAGCAACCAGAGTATTTGCGATAAGTATCCTTCCAACATGACCATCAGCGATgtcttatttaaaaacatgTGGGGAACAACATCGTCCAAACATGATCCTGACGTGGGGACCCTGACATGCTCATCTCCCGAG AAATGTATAAACATTGCTGCTCAAAATATCTCGGTGGCTAATCCCAGTGGCAAAACGCCTCAATGGATCTGTACCAACATGGATGATAGCCTTCTGGATATAAACTGCGTCTCAGCCAGCTCTTAA
- a CDS encoding uncharacterized protein (EggNog:ENOG41~TransMembrane:11 (o80-101i113-136o156-183i190-212o218-238i250-269o289-315i345-366o378-398i410-431o451-471i)) has product MEYDPEIGHRPAGHHVDEKDPVANVSDDTSTELATGPSSGLLFRLRKLEAHMDKKLGIESEAINRKLEEDKKPVPWIEELTMALLWASGTMNTSCFATGFLGAQFGLSLKQAIVVTIFASILGGAITGYCATFGAATGLRQISVSRYSFGWWPNKVIALLNSIQQMGWAAVSCITGGLALTAVSDGHVSLILGIVILAVVALVISFIGLNAILVYERYAWIIFFVIFLIIFGETGKYADNSSPPTATGSTLTGAVLSLLAIVYGSSASWCTMVSDYYVHYPANVSRLKVFLMTTFGIAIPTSIGMVAGCVVASALGSKPDWAAAYEEGLGYLIQTMLYPRGFAKFLLTLLVLSGINTNVISIYSAAISFQQLSRPFALVPRFIWTIFCFLCILALALGGREQLNAYLQNFLSLLGYWCTSYGVILFEEHFIFRKGNFDNYDLEGWNDPARLPVGIGASVAFLLGVICWCMGMDETWFVGPLAKLIGEYGGDVANEFTFVVTAITYVPARYLELKYIGR; this is encoded by the coding sequence ATGGAGTACGACCCAGAGATTGGCCACAGGCCAGCTGGCCATCATGTTGACGAAAAAGATCCCGTGGCCAATGTTTCTGACGACACTTCTACGGAGCTGGCTACTGGACCATCAAGCGGGCTGCTGTTCCGTCTTCGCAAGCTAGAGGCGCATATGGACAAGAAGCTTGGAATCGAATCTGAAGCCATCAACCGCAAACTGGAGGAAGACAAAAAGCCAGTCCCATGGATCGAGGAACTGACAATGGCCCTGCTCTGGGCTAGCGGGACTATGAATACGTCTTGCTTTGCGACTGGCTTCCTCGGCGCCCAGTTTGGATTGAGCCTCAAACAGGCCATTGTTGTTACAATCTTTGCTTCGATCCTTGGTGGCGCCATCACCGGCTACTGTGCGACTTTTGGAGCCGCGACCGGATTACGACAGATCAGCGTGAGCCGATACAGCTTTGGCTGGTGGCCAAACAAAGTCATTGCGCTGCTCAACAGTATCCAGCAGATGGGCTGGGCGGCAGTGTCGTGTATCACAGGTGGTCTGGCCTTGACTGCCGTGTCTGACGGCCATGTCTCACTAATCCTTGGTATCGTCATTCTTGCTGTCGTTGCTCTCGTCATATCATTCATTGGTTTGAATGCTATTCTGGTGTATGAGAGATATGCCTGGATCATCTTTTTCGTTAttttcctcatcatcttcggcgAAACTGGCAAATATGCGGACAACTCTTCGCCTCCGACTGCCACTGGATCTACACTTACTGGTGCCGTCCTCAGCTTGTTGGCCATTGTGTATGGCTCAAGCGCTTCCTGGTGCACCATGGTCAGCGACTATTACGTTCACTATCCGGCGAATGTTAGCCGGCTCAAGGTCTTCCTCATGACTACTTTTGGCATTGCAATTCCAACCTCTATCGGTATGGTTGCTGGCTGTGTTGTTGCCTCAGCTCTGGGCTCCAAGCCTGACTGGGCGGCTGCATATGAGGAAGGACTAGGCTATCTGATCCAAACTATGCTCTATCCGAGAGGATTTGCCAAGTTCCTGCTTACCCTGCTCGTGCTCTCTGGCATCAACACCAACGTTATCAGCATTTACAGTGCTGCTATTTCGTTTCAGCAATTATCACGACCCTTTGCTCTCGTTCCGCGGTTTATCTGGACCATATTCTGCTTTCTCTGCATTCTGGCTTTAGCTCTTGGTGGCAGAGAGCAGCTGAATGCTTACCTGCAGAACTTTTTGAGTCTTCTTGGATATTGGTGCACGAGCTATGGTGTCATCTTGTTTGAGGAGCACTTCATCTTCCGAAAAGGCAACTTTGACAACTATGACCTGGAAGGCTGGAATGACCCTGCACGACTACCCGTGGGTATTGGAGCCTCcgttgcttttcttcttggtgTAATTTGCTGGTGCATGGGTATGGATGAAACGTGGTTCGTTGGACCTCTCGCGAAACTCATTGGCGAGTATGGTGGTGATGTTGCCAACGAGTTTACCTTTGTGGTAACAGCAATTACCTACGTACCAGCGAGGTATCTTGAGCTGAAGTATATCGGCCGGTAA
- a CDS encoding uncharacterized protein (EggNog:ENOG41): MGIIRKAAIGVTAGTAAAVGYIRLSTSIITPIPLNDALYSSGVYKKHNPHRNAATNDICVKTIPLNRIRPELLQKEGDLALEFCRGVWSGWGYEIQRRFLHRKWYSPETSSQLWTREQLAASSYEPGTRLTDHFEVVDRTPDEVIVRCGDSPRNSGPRPSDGLFAIGATVDQDAQVARLTLKSCLFHSDRKVEGDKGPMPDWMERLHQWYARIWMVSGSRRLIR, from the exons ATGGGCATCATTCGCAAGGCCGCCATTGGGGTGACCGCCGGCACAGCCGCAGCAGTCGGCTACATCCGCCTGTCGACGAGCATCATCACGCCCATTCCTCTCAACGATGCGCTGTATAGCTCCGGCGTATACAAGAAGCATAACCCGCATCGGAACGCAGCTACCAACGATATTTGCGTCAAGACAATCCCTCTCAACCGCATCCGCCCAGAGCTGCTTCAGAAGGAGGGCGACCTCGCTCTAGAGTTTTGCCGTGGCGTATGGAGCGGCTGGG GTTACGAAATACAGCGACGTTTTCTGCACCGCAAATGGTACAGCCCTGAGACGTCGTCACAGCTGTGGACTCGGGAGCAACTCGCCGCCTCCAGCTACGAGCCCGGCACACGTCTGACGGACCATTTTGAAGTTGTGGATCGCACGCCCGACGAAGTCATTGTCCGCTGTGGCGATTCTCCTCGCAACAGCGGCCCGCGGCCTTCTGACGGCTTGTTCGCTATTGGCGCCACCGTCGATCAAGACGCTCAGGTTGCGCGATTGACGCTCAAGAGCTGTCTCTTCCATAGCGATCGCAAGGTGGAGGGCGATAAAGGGCCCATGCCGGACTGGATGGAAAGACTTCACCAGTGGTATGCGCGCATTTGGATGGTCAGTGGAAGCCGCCGGCTGATCCGGTAA
- a CDS encoding uncharacterized protein (EggNog:ENOG41) has translation MDPTKGAGRYTRTACFPCRHSKRRCDKSLPACQLCIRKGVECSYPTRRAQKYVVLPQSSETPQTIAPARDDSITSRVTRSSESVSLDRELSLEASHATAGIAQSFATATAIQFIAPGIFRDAHLEIPRVNIGIPKDVAAQVGDFGQIRDTYTTFSSQAVIWTPVIFRKNFFNIALNPLSPRRTEGILMCLCMKLYCTPAPSYEDDGKRTLYKMVKEFYAKVEATGTMSICILQSALLIAVYEIGNAIYPAAYMTVGSCARYGVALGLDKLMVNLTGEGNLGKPWMEIEEMRRVWWGVLILDRFLNLGNPSRCLTTKDPAYDDYLPVDDQNFLGATARPQDNIKISAAFSLKMGPFARLAQATYLVNQALNLLSSLSTQDEGVESVNVGKESAQLRRTIEALVSVTKTEFEFRDLVTCCQAAVSYCAILLLQEYHWRRVRISSTEEAYTHMFPESRRVLEMLTQMAFCMRKDAEEGRSLDEEYPVFLIQVLYQAALATIEMGRGTPNEQLEERLGTLKWLLQHIQPRWRVAGVYLSILQSKEAMLAAAI, from the exons ATGGATCCCACGAAGGGCGCAGGCCGCTACACGCGGACCGCTTGCTTCCCCTGCCGCCACAGCAAGAGACGCTGCGACAAATCTCTACCAGCATGCCAGCTATGTATCCGCAAGGGAGTAGAATGCAGCTATCCAACACGCCGAGCCCAGAAATACGTTGTGCTACCACAATCGAGCGAGACACCTCAAACCATTGCGCCGGCGAGAGACGACTCAATAACAAGCAGGGTTACCCGCAGCAGTGAGTCGGTTTCACTGGATCGAGAGTTATCCTTGGAAGCTTCTCATGCTACGGCGGGCATAGCCCAGTCATTTGCTACGGCCACAGCTATTCAATTCATTGCACCTGGGATTTTCCGCGACGCACACTTAGAGATTCCACGTGTTAATATTGGCATCCCTAAGGATGTTGCTGCTCAGGTCGGAGACTTTGGACAGATTCGTGATACTTATACCACGTTTTCTTCTCAAGCTGTCATATGGACGCCAGTGATCTTCCGAAAGAACTTTTTCAACATTGCACTCAACCCACTATCTCCACGGCGGACTGAAGGCATCCTAATGTGCTTATGTATGAAACTGTACTGCACACCCGCGCCTTCATACGAGGACGATGGGAAAAGGACGCTCTACAAGATGGTTAAAGAATTCTACGCTAAAGTAGAAGCCACTGGAACCATGTCTATTTGTATTTTGCAGTCGGCTCTGCTGATTGCCGTCTATGAGATTGGGAATGCAATTTACCCGGCTGCATATATGACCGTTGGAAGTTGTGCTAGGTACGGTGTTGCTCTGGGCTTGGATAAGTTGATGGTAAATTTGACTGGAGAAGGGAACTTGGGCAAGCCTTGGATGGAAATAGAAGAAATGAGGAGAGTCTGGTGGGGAGTACTCATATTAGATCG ATTTCTAAATCTCGGAAACCCTTCAAGATGCCTAACAACGAAAGATCCAGCGTACGATGATTATCTCCCGGTGGATGATCAAAATTTTTTGGGTGCC ACAGCAAGGCCCCAAGACAACATTAAAATATCTGCTGCATTTAGTCTCAAGATGGGCCCATTCGCCAGATTAGCCCAAGCCACGTATTTGGTCAACCAGGctctcaatcttctctcttctctttctacGCAGGATGAGGGAGTTGAATCGGTCAATGTGGGCAAGGAAAGTGCACAGCTACGCCGTACAATTGAGGCACTAGTATCAGTAACCAAGACGGAATTTGAATTTCGCGATTTGGTAACTTGCTGTCAAGCTGCAGTTTCGTATTG TGCCATATTGCTGCTCCAAGAGTACCACTGGCGACGAGTGCGTATCAGCTCAACCGAAGAAGCATACACTCATATGTTTCCAGAGTCGCGACGTGTCCTGGAGATGTTGACGCAAATGGCATTTTGTATGCGCAAGGATgcagaagagggaagaagctTGGATGAGGAGTACCCAGTGTTTCTCATCCAAGTGCTCTATCAAGCAGCACTGGCGACCATCGAAATGGGTCGGGGGACCCCAAATGAACAACTCGAAGAAAGACTTGGAACATTAAAGTGGCTTCTTCAGCACATCCAGCCGAGGTGGCGGGTAGCGG GTGTGTATTTATCCATTTTGCAGTCTAAAGAGGCAATGCTTGCTGCCGCTATTTAG
- a CDS encoding uncharacterized protein (EggNog:ENOG41) — translation MAAIKKVAVLGGSGNIGPSIIKALLNSNFEVTAITRLESQATFVDGVDVKRVDITSKEAVQHVLQGHDALVSAISPAALDDQKTIVDAAVAAKVQRFLPSEFGVDNRRTDEKDMGWMVVNKVKLNEYLDEVAAKNKWFSWTGVACGFFFDWGIQTQYILGINARAKTGETIDSGNKRWAATNTYYVGETVAAILKKPEETANKFMTVFSFETTQNEALKIFEEESGTKFQVSHVKGSDLLQAATASVAKGEYKQSIGPYVQYTFFADGVRIPVDLEANDCELLGIKDKAGLRDSIKRELSLLN, via the exons ATGGCCGCCATCAAGAAAGTTGCAGTGTTGGGT GGCTCTGGAAACATTGGACCTTCCATCATCAAAGCCCTTTTGAATTCCAACTTTGAGGTTACTGCTATTACGCGACTCGAGTCCCAAGCCACCTTTGTGGATGGAGTCGACGTGAAAAGAGTTGACATTACCTCCAAGGAAGCAGTCCAGCATGTCCTACAAGGCCACGATGCCTTGGTTTCTGCAATCTCCCCAGCAGCGCTTGATGACCAAAAAACAATCGTCGAcgctgccgttgctgccAAAGTCCAACGATTTCTTCCGTCCGAATTCGGCGTCGATAATCGGCGTACCGATGAAAAAGATATGGGCTGGATGGTAGTCAATAAAGTCAAGCTGAATGAATATTTGGATGAAGTTGCTGCGAAAAACAAGTGGTTCAGTTGGACAGGGGTAGCATgtggctttttctttgacTGG GGCATTCAAACTCAATATATACTCGGAATCAACGCAAGAGCGAAGACTGGAGAAACCATCGACTCCGGCAACAAGCGCTGGGCGGCTACAAACACCTACTATGTTGGTGAGACTGTTGCTGCCATTTTGAAGAAGCCGGAAGAAACGGCAAACAAGTTTATGactgtcttttcttttgaaacTACTCAAAATGAGGCTTTGAAGATCTTTGAAGAGGAATCTGGCACCAAGTTCCAGGTCAGTCATGTCAAAGGCAGTGATTTGTTACAAGCAGCAACTGCCAGTGTCGCAAAGGGGGAATACAAGCAGTCGATTGGCCCTTATGTGCAGTATACCTTTTTTGCAGATGGTGTCAGGATCCCTGTCGACCTTGAGGCGAATGACTGCGAGCTACTGGGCATCAAAGACAAGGCTGGTTTACGAGATAGCATCAAGAGAGAGCTCAGTCTGCTCAACTAG